A single genomic interval of Juglans regia cultivar Chandler chromosome 1, Walnut 2.0, whole genome shotgun sequence harbors:
- the LOC108988128 gene encoding uncharacterized protein LOC108988128, with protein MTGIGFPACIQCGTRSNPCRCKVVGPTLGFLAFVVAGVVEWPVGALVYCFRHMKGRRIMAHPAHVVYPRVSNAIPI; from the coding sequence atGACTGGGATTGGATTTCCGGCGTGCATTCAATGTGGCACGAGAAGCAACCCTTGCCGGTGCAAGGTGGTCGGCCCAACTCTTGGGTTCCTGGCTTTTGTCGTGGCTGGTGTTGTGGAATGGCCGGTGGGGGCTTTGGTCTATTGCTTTCGCCACATGAAGGGCCGCCGCATCATGGCTCATCCTGCCCACGTTGTTTACCCTCGCGTCTCCAATGCCATACCTATTTGA
- the LOC108988127 gene encoding uncharacterized protein At1g66480 has product MGNSLGGRKKAKVMKINGETFKFKTPMRAWDVVKDHPGHVLLESEAVKRYGIRAKPLEPQQELKPKKIYFLVELPKFPEEKMPIRSQSAGIHMSAKDRLECLMLSRRTVSDLSNSRPSSSVVSDRSGPLKVKIRLPSAQVARLVAESKDGVEVAEKILDLYMEQAGEVNGDVPEAKNGLLEHRETPWKPVLGSIGENNKAHKKRVSFVRVEEEEICPDAASN; this is encoded by the exons ATGGGGAACAGTCTAGGAGGAAGGAAAAAGGCTAAGGTGATGAAGATCAACGGGGAAACCTTCAAGTTCAAGACCCCCATGCGAGCATGGGACGTTGTTAAGGACCATCCTGGTCATGTCTTGTTGGAATCTGAGGCTGTAAAGCGTTATGGCATCCGAGCCAAGCCATTGGAACCCCAGCAAGAGCTCAAGCCCAAGAAAATTTACTTCTTAGTAGAACTACCCAAGTTTCCTGAGGAAAAGATGCCCATAAGGTCTCAGTCCGCTGGCATACACATGAGTGCCAAGGATAGGCTCGAGTGTTTGATGCTATCTCGAAGAACGGTTTCTGACCTTTCCAATAGCAGACCATCGTCTAGTGTTGTGTCTGATCGTTCTGGGCCATTGAAGGTGAAGATAAGGTTGCCGAGTGCTCAAGTAGCCAGATTGGTGGCTGAAAGCAAAGACGGGGTGGAGGTGGCCGAGAAGATCTTAGATCTTTATATGGAACAAGCCGGAGAGGTTAACGGCGATGTGCCGGAGGCAAAAAATGGCCTGTTGGAGCACAGGGAAACGCCATGGAAACCGGTTCTTGGGAGTATTGGGGAGAACAATAAGGCACATAAG AAGCGAGTGAGTTTTGTTCGGGTGGAAGAAGAGGAGATTTGTCCAGATGCTGCCTCAAATTAA